In the Rhodospirillaceae bacterium genome, one interval contains:
- a CDS encoding LysR family transcriptional regulator, with the protein MGTNLRRLDLTQLDYLRHVERAGGVTAAATALNVAPQTISGQIQVLEQRLGQPLLERVGRGVQLTDAGRMVLEYGADMLKCGEDLLQALEATDGHGPARFAVGVGELVPKLVVRRLLRPVTEMTPMPQLVCREGSEDSLIKELVARRLDALILSSATPPDLGLENMLLAKSDVSAYGVPVLAKRYRQTFPKSLQGAPMLLPTQGVDARRLVDTWFASRDIVPHVVGEFDDAALREVFGAAGTGLFLAPSLVAEELKALYGVEHVGLFKDLVARYFLVSPPRKRRLPAETAIRSASHADANNE; encoded by the coding sequence ATGGGCACCAATCTCAGACGCCTCGACCTGACCCAGCTGGACTATCTCCGCCATGTCGAGCGCGCTGGCGGCGTAACTGCCGCCGCCACGGCCTTGAATGTCGCCCCGCAAACCATCAGTGGACAGATTCAGGTGTTAGAACAGCGCCTCGGCCAACCGTTGTTGGAGCGCGTTGGACGCGGCGTACAACTGACCGACGCTGGCCGCATGGTGTTGGAATACGGCGCGGACATGCTGAAGTGTGGCGAAGATCTCCTGCAGGCCCTTGAAGCAACAGACGGCCACGGCCCCGCGCGGTTTGCCGTGGGCGTGGGAGAATTGGTTCCCAAGCTGGTCGTGCGCCGCCTGCTGCGTCCCGTGACTGAGATGACACCCATGCCGCAACTGGTCTGCCGCGAGGGGTCAGAGGATAGTCTGATAAAAGAGTTGGTGGCACGCCGCCTGGATGCCTTGATCTTAAGTAGCGCCACTCCGCCCGACCTCGGGCTAGAGAACATGTTACTGGCTAAATCCGATGTCAGCGCCTATGGCGTGCCAGTCCTGGCCAAACGCTACCGGCAGACGTTTCCAAAATCCTTGCAGGGCGCGCCAATGCTATTACCCACCCAAGGCGTCGATGCGCGCCGATTGGTCGATACCTGGTTTGCCTCCCGCGACATTGTGCCGCATGTCGTAGGCGAGTTCGACGACGCAGCGTTGCGTGAAGTGTTCGGAGCCGCCGGAACCGGGTTGTTCCTCGCGCCGTCACTGGTTGCAGAGGAGTTGAAGGCTTTATATGGCGTCGAACACGTCGGCCTGTTTAAGGATCTGGTCGCACGCTACTTCCTGGTTTCACCGCCCCGTAAACGGCGACTGCCTGCGGAGACAGCTATCCGTTCTGCCTCACACGCGGACGCAAACAATGAGTAA
- a CDS encoding class I SAM-dependent methyltransferase: MSTVPNPSPTRAVSGHNNPPLAQVDVGTLPQPWDTIGRHGALPSLQHDDRARLDGIAHLNHFLSQALVPRMQADYEKKGVEDFVAKHGRAPETRDEAREVLEEGLLYPAWSRLRRGAMEQRQKLLTDALVPQRTEHAAVCSSLSESAGNLELDPDLKMPAYLTEVHAHLMPGGYVTDRVPGDASAGASYEAGLYSTVPGRSGPNSDGAGRALSAWLKDHYPDVKPTRIFDLGCGAGLNTVAVAQAFPEAEVIAFDAGAPMLRYAAARAAAMGVSNVKFIQANIEQLPDDLGTADVVYTCIVLHETSLDGLRAIFRTARAHTAPGGLTLHAEQPGYDGKPLFEQVLRDWDGRHNNESFWSELHQLNLHKEMTDAGFASDDVFTGSISAVPWTTDAQTPGKFEDYGRTGNWTVIGGVK, encoded by the coding sequence ATGTCCACAGTCCCTAACCCTTCCCCAACTCGGGCCGTGTCAGGCCATAATAACCCTCCGCTTGCTCAAGTGGATGTCGGGACGTTACCGCAGCCATGGGATACCATTGGCCGCCATGGCGCTCTGCCCAGTTTGCAGCACGATGATCGCGCCCGTCTCGATGGTATTGCACATCTCAACCATTTCCTGTCGCAAGCCCTGGTGCCGCGCATGCAGGCCGACTATGAAAAAAAAGGCGTTGAAGATTTTGTGGCTAAGCATGGCCGTGCTCCGGAAACCCGTGACGAGGCGCGTGAGGTGCTGGAAGAGGGATTGCTGTATCCCGCGTGGAGCCGTCTACGCCGCGGGGCCATGGAGCAACGGCAAAAACTGCTGACCGACGCCCTCGTGCCGCAACGCACGGAACACGCGGCGGTTTGTTCTTCGCTCTCAGAGTCTGCGGGTAATCTTGAATTGGACCCAGATTTGAAAATGCCTGCGTACCTGACAGAGGTGCATGCCCATTTGATGCCAGGCGGTTACGTTACTGATCGTGTTCCCGGTGATGCAAGCGCGGGGGCCTCGTATGAGGCTGGTCTGTACTCGACGGTGCCCGGACGCTCGGGTCCCAACTCTGACGGTGCTGGCCGCGCGTTAAGCGCCTGGTTGAAAGACCACTATCCTGATGTGAAACCCACACGCATCTTTGATCTGGGCTGTGGCGCTGGACTGAACACGGTTGCTGTCGCTCAAGCGTTTCCAGAGGCTGAAGTCATTGCCTTCGACGCCGGCGCTCCAATGTTGCGCTATGCAGCGGCACGCGCTGCCGCGATGGGTGTGTCCAACGTGAAATTTATTCAGGCCAATATCGAACAGCTCCCGGACGATCTCGGCACAGCGGACGTCGTTTATACCTGCATTGTTTTGCATGAAACCAGCTTGGATGGCCTACGGGCGATCTTCCGCACCGCGCGGGCGCACACCGCTCCGGGTGGCTTGACCCTTCACGCCGAACAACCCGGCTATGATGGTAAGCCTCTGTTTGAGCAAGTGTTGCGCGACTGGGACGGACGCCACAATAACGAATCCTTCTGGAGCGAGTTACATCAACTCAACTTGCATAAAGAAATGACCGATGCGGGTTTTGCGTCTGATGACGTCTTCACGGGGTCTATCTCTGCCGTGCCATGGACCACAGACGCTCAGACTCCTGGCAAGTTTGAAGACTATGGCCGAACCGGCAACTGGACTGTCATCGGAGGCGTAAAATGA
- the rsmA gene encoding 16S rRNA (adenine(1518)-N(6)/adenine(1519)-N(6))-dimethyltransferase RsmA has protein sequence MPPPLHPLPPLRDVIRDHDLSARKGLGQHFLFDLNLTARIARVAGDITEGTTIEIGPGPGGLTRALLEQGAQVIAIEKDRRCLAALADVAAAWPGKLDIQEHDALKVQVETLGSAPRRIVANLPYNIGTELLVRWLTKPEAFTSITVMVQKEVAERIAAGPGSKTYGRLSILAGWRWASKLMLDIPPQAFVPPPRVDSTVIHITPLSQPVADANPDTLSRVTAATFGQRRKMLRSSLKTLGNAEALCDAVGLDPTLRPEQVSVKDFCALARAVEATEAKAET, from the coding sequence GTGCCGCCACCCTTGCACCCACTCCCACCGTTGCGTGATGTCATCCGGGATCACGATCTGTCGGCCCGCAAAGGGCTCGGCCAGCACTTTCTGTTCGATCTCAACTTAACCGCGCGCATTGCCCGCGTGGCAGGGGATATCACCGAAGGCACCACCATCGAAATTGGCCCCGGTCCCGGCGGCCTGACCCGCGCCCTGCTGGAACAAGGCGCACAGGTGATCGCCATTGAGAAAGACCGCCGCTGCCTGGCCGCGCTGGCAGACGTCGCGGCGGCTTGGCCTGGGAAGTTGGATATTCAGGAACACGACGCACTTAAAGTTCAGGTTGAAACATTGGGGTCTGCTCCCCGGCGCATTGTCGCCAATCTGCCCTACAATATCGGCACCGAACTCCTGGTGCGCTGGCTGACAAAGCCCGAAGCCTTCACCTCGATCACGGTTATGGTTCAAAAAGAAGTGGCTGAGCGCATTGCCGCAGGCCCGGGCTCAAAGACCTATGGGCGATTGTCTATTCTGGCAGGCTGGCGCTGGGCCTCGAAACTGATGTTGGACATACCCCCGCAAGCCTTTGTGCCGCCGCCGCGGGTGGACTCGACCGTGATTCACATCACCCCGTTGTCGCAGCCGGTCGCCGACGCCAACCCGGATACGCTCTCGCGGGTCACCGCCGCCACCTTTGGCCAGCGCCGCAAGATGCTACGCTCCAGCCTTAAAACCCTCGGCAATGCAGAAGCTCTATGTGACGCCGTCGGTCTCGACCCGACGCTGAGGCCCGAGCAAGTGTCTGTGAAAGATTTTTGCGCCCTGGCCCGGGCCGTGGAGGCCACTGAGGCAAAAGCGGAAACGTGA
- the pdxA gene encoding 4-hydroxythreonine-4-phosphate dehydrogenase PdxA, with product MSAPASPVAPIQSAALPPALPAPLPIVITMGDPAGIGGDIVLKAWAEHREALPPFFVIDDPGRLSAIALQLKLDCAIQTIARPVDALEHFARALPVLAVDPPLATPATPGTPDPGNTAAIIGAIDQAVQLVQTGQALAIVTNPIHKASLQNAGFTHPGHTEYLGHLAGPGYDPVMMLASATVVGGLRVVPVTIHIAHKEAAHALTSEAIISNGLITAQALRTDFGIETPRLAVAALNPHAGEDGKFGDEEQRIIAPAVTALIEQGLNAIGPLPADTLFHRDARESFDAVLCMYHDQALIPLKTLDFYGGVNVTLGLPFVRTSPDHGTAFDLAGTGKARCDSLVAAIRMAQKIAAHRSTADSKA from the coding sequence ATGTCCGCACCGGCCTCACCGGTTGCGCCCATACAGAGTGCGGCCCTCCCGCCGGCTCTCCCGGCCCCCCTCCCAATCGTAATAACCATGGGGGATCCCGCAGGGATTGGCGGCGACATCGTTCTCAAAGCCTGGGCAGAGCATCGTGAAGCGCTGCCGCCGTTTTTTGTCATTGATGATCCCGGTCGCCTCAGCGCCATTGCCCTTCAGCTCAAACTGGACTGCGCCATCCAAACCATTGCACGCCCGGTAGACGCTCTGGAGCATTTTGCTCGCGCTCTGCCCGTGCTGGCTGTTGACCCACCCCTTGCGACCCCGGCCACGCCCGGTACACCTGACCCTGGCAATACCGCCGCGATCATCGGCGCCATCGATCAAGCCGTGCAGTTGGTGCAAACCGGTCAAGCCTTGGCCATAGTCACCAACCCCATTCACAAAGCCAGTCTTCAAAATGCCGGATTCACCCACCCGGGTCATACGGAATATCTGGGGCATCTGGCCGGACCGGGCTATGACCCGGTGATGATGCTGGCCAGCGCAACGGTTGTGGGTGGACTGCGCGTTGTGCCCGTCACCATTCACATAGCCCATAAAGAGGCTGCGCACGCGCTGACCTCTGAAGCAATCATCAGCAATGGGCTGATCACAGCGCAGGCTTTACGCACGGATTTTGGGATAGAAACCCCACGCTTGGCTGTTGCAGCCCTCAACCCACACGCTGGGGAAGACGGCAAGTTTGGTGATGAAGAACAACGGATTATCGCACCTGCGGTCACAGCTTTGATTGAGCAGGGCCTCAACGCCATTGGCCCATTGCCGGCCGACACCTTATTTCATCGCGATGCCCGGGAGTCCTTCGATGCGGTCCTGTGCATGTATCACGATCAGGCCCTGATCCCCCTCAAGACCCTGGATTTCTATGGCGGCGTCAACGTCACACTGGGTTTGCCGTTTGTCCGCACCTCGCCCGACCACGGCACGGCTTTCGACTTGGCGGGCACCGGCAAAGCGCGCTGCGATAGTTTGGTGGCCGCTATACGTATGGCACAGAAAATTGCAGCACACCGCAGCACCGCAGACAGCAAAGCATAA
- a CDS encoding peptidylprolyl isomerase produces MNRLLVNSIRKAAALTVARAAALKVALLAGLLAFGGPTPVAAQQEAMRIAAVVNEDVISLFDVQSRIQLFLITSGIEDTIEIRQRLLPQVMNALIEEKLKLQEARREEIEATEQDVLAAVQLIEQNNGMQPGAFSAMLNEQGIDPGTFYAQVEADVVWLRVVREVLARDISVSEEEVQAVIDRLIANQGKPEYLLGEIFLPIGLGSREADVLDLAQRLSEQARTGTPFPALAQQFSQSPTAAVGGDLGWITTGELEPELDRALVRMNPGEFSDPIRTVSGFTILALRDERATAEASPLMAAVTLSQVYLPTVGRTALSEQRIDQLSTALQTQVSSCDQMNNWATEIGGPGSGPVDLIRIGGLPEAVRDTVLDLPTGRVSPPVDVAGAKLFVMICEREEDSGLPSPNQVYSRLENEKLDTISRQRLRDLRRQALIDVRL; encoded by the coding sequence ATGAACCGCCTTCTTGTCAATTCAATCCGTAAAGCGGCAGCCCTAACAGTTGCCAGAGCCGCAGCGCTTAAAGTCGCGCTGCTGGCCGGCCTTTTGGCGTTCGGTGGCCCAACGCCTGTGGCCGCCCAACAAGAAGCCATGAGAATTGCGGCCGTGGTCAACGAAGACGTCATCTCCCTGTTTGACGTTCAGTCCCGCATTCAACTGTTTCTGATCACCTCTGGTATTGAAGACACCATTGAGATCCGCCAACGCCTGCTGCCTCAGGTGATGAATGCCCTGATCGAAGAGAAACTGAAACTTCAGGAAGCCCGGCGCGAGGAAATAGAGGCAACTGAACAGGACGTTCTGGCCGCGGTTCAATTGATTGAACAGAACAATGGCATGCAGCCCGGTGCCTTTAGCGCCATGCTCAACGAGCAGGGCATCGACCCCGGCACATTTTATGCCCAGGTGGAAGCCGATGTGGTGTGGCTGCGCGTGGTGCGTGAAGTCCTGGCCCGCGACATCTCCGTCTCCGAGGAAGAAGTGCAGGCCGTGATCGACCGCCTCATCGCCAATCAGGGCAAACCGGAATATCTGCTGGGCGAAATCTTTCTACCCATCGGGCTTGGTTCCCGGGAAGCCGACGTGCTCGATCTGGCGCAACGCCTTTCTGAACAAGCCCGCACGGGCACCCCGTTTCCGGCCTTAGCCCAACAGTTCTCCCAGAGCCCGACCGCAGCGGTCGGGGGCGACCTCGGCTGGATCACAACCGGTGAACTAGAGCCGGAATTGGACCGGGCCCTGGTGCGGATGAACCCGGGCGAGTTTTCCGATCCTATTCGCACGGTCTCGGGCTTTACCATTCTGGCCCTGCGTGACGAACGCGCCACGGCGGAAGCGTCTCCGCTGATGGCGGCTGTCACCCTCAGCCAAGTGTATCTGCCGACGGTCGGGCGGACGGCGCTCTCAGAACAACGCATCGATCAACTCTCCACAGCCCTGCAAACCCAAGTCTCCAGTTGCGACCAGATGAACAATTGGGCGACCGAAATTGGCGGCCCGGGCTCTGGCCCGGTTGATCTCATCCGCATCGGCGGCTTGCCGGAAGCCGTGCGCGATACGGTCTTAGACTTGCCCACCGGCAGGGTCAGTCCGCCGGTTGACGTCGCCGGGGCAAAGCTGTTCGTCATGATCTGTGAGCGGGAGGAAGATTCAGGATTGCCCTCACCAAACCAAGTCTACAGCCGTTTGGAAAACGAAAAGCTGGACACAATCTCACGTCAGCGATTGCGTGATCTCCGCCGCCAGGCGCTGATCGACGTTCGACTGTAA
- a CDS encoding phytanoyl-CoA dioxygenase family protein, producing the protein MLTRLKRLFTRTPPPVALGAYHSNFGGLWIDRKNASLELTRRALIEEVLPITRQAVAHFMSKGYAILPRAVPEAVANDLTEVITAAYAEGDSRLRYHTDGAEHHLLEAGTDPKGKSLVEAHAVLPEVRRALSAPAILEFLSTIFDETPVLTQSLIFQTGSEQGFHQDPAFVVYDKPLSMAACWVALEDIKVGSGELRYLVNSHRLPDYVFSNGRRDSHGTSPAEVESFLAWLITQAQQRGFKQETFLAKKGDVLIWHADLVHGDCQVTDHEATRRSLVGHFCPASVYPQYEGAKNRRQDGDLTYSNYIYNFNNPADPSNRAR; encoded by the coding sequence TTGCTGACACGCCTCAAAAGACTATTCACAAGAACACCTCCACCCGTCGCGCTTGGCGCGTATCACTCAAATTTTGGCGGTCTTTGGATAGACCGTAAAAACGCATCCCTGGAACTAACACGCCGCGCGCTCATTGAAGAGGTTTTGCCAATTACCCGACAGGCCGTCGCCCATTTTATGTCCAAGGGCTACGCCATCCTCCCTCGCGCGGTCCCCGAGGCCGTTGCCAATGACCTGACAGAGGTGATCACCGCTGCCTATGCCGAAGGGGATTCGCGCCTGCGCTATCACACCGACGGGGCAGAACACCATTTGCTAGAAGCCGGCACGGACCCGAAAGGCAAGAGCCTTGTTGAAGCCCATGCGGTTCTGCCCGAGGTACGCCGGGCGCTCAGCGCCCCAGCAATTTTGGAATTTCTGTCCACGATTTTTGATGAAACGCCTGTCCTCACCCAATCCCTGATCTTTCAAACCGGCTCTGAACAAGGTTTTCATCAGGATCCCGCTTTTGTTGTGTATGACAAACCTTTGTCCATGGCCGCCTGCTGGGTCGCGTTGGAAGACATTAAAGTGGGCTCCGGCGAACTCCGCTATCTGGTGAACAGTCACCGCCTGCCGGATTACGTCTTTTCCAATGGACGGCGGGACTCTCACGGCACATCCCCGGCGGAAGTGGAGTCTTTCCTGGCGTGGTTGATCACCCAGGCGCAACAGCGCGGCTTTAAACAAGAGACTTTTTTGGCCAAAAAAGGCGATGTCCTGATCTGGCACGCAGATCTGGTGCATGGCGACTGTCAGGTCACTGATCACGAGGCCACACGTCGTAGTCTGGTCGGGCATTTTTGCCCCGCGTCCGTTTATCCGCAATACGAGGGCGCCAAAAACCGCCGCCAAGACGGAGACCTGACCTACTCGAATTATATATACAACTTTAACAATCCAGCCGATCCGTCCAATAGAGCGCGCTAA
- a CDS encoding TolC family protein, giving the protein MTRKNILAQTVRRLSLATGVACVLGTAALPALAQTPVTLSDVIAQALHNSGQVAQLDRDLALRLADAIEVETKANPEVGVLARYSDKGAGAGIEFEISQPLRFSDFKLRPLYAAAIRQTATVEQEAGLFDLVNRVTELYLAHWAAQSREAMARQAADEAKDITDQIERIAQQQNVPTVQLNVFLPEALRRAEDATLHAAERAVLEAQLAFETGGDGRALVTSAAAPSPLPPLTQVLAFAAQNDFGARLARARITVNEARLSVAEKDRLPLITPRANYEIDPGGADRVWGVGVAVEIPLWNTNAANVARAKSAVQDARQDLARLNGGAREALVTGLYRQLELLDARATAYNTRIVPAYRKTYQDVRAMYDQGQTNLLGLWQVQASLLDAEDDAIATVIDALNARVALERAIGGKIEQVN; this is encoded by the coding sequence ATGACCAGGAAAAATATTTTAGCGCAGACCGTCCGGCGATTGAGTCTCGCGACCGGGGTGGCCTGTGTTTTAGGGACGGCTGCACTGCCGGCATTGGCGCAAACACCCGTGACGTTGTCGGATGTGATTGCCCAGGCGCTGCACAACAGTGGGCAGGTGGCACAATTGGATCGTGATCTGGCCCTGCGGCTGGCCGATGCGATTGAGGTGGAAACCAAAGCCAACCCGGAAGTTGGCGTGTTGGCCCGGTATTCTGATAAGGGCGCTGGCGCTGGCATTGAGTTTGAAATCAGCCAGCCACTGCGGTTCTCTGATTTTAAACTGCGCCCGTTGTATGCGGCGGCCATCCGACAAACGGCCACGGTTGAACAAGAAGCCGGACTGTTTGATCTGGTCAACCGTGTGACGGAATTGTATCTCGCCCATTGGGCGGCCCAGTCACGCGAAGCCATGGCCCGTCAGGCGGCGGATGAAGCCAAAGACATCACCGATCAGATTGAGCGCATTGCTCAGCAGCAAAATGTGCCAACGGTTCAACTCAACGTGTTTTTGCCGGAGGCCCTGCGCCGGGCCGAAGACGCGACGCTGCATGCAGCGGAACGGGCGGTGTTGGAAGCGCAACTGGCCTTTGAGACGGGCGGCGACGGACGTGCGCTGGTGACGTCTGCTGCTGCGCCGTCTCCTTTGCCGCCGCTCACTCAGGTTCTTGCGTTTGCCGCACAGAACGACTTTGGCGCCCGCTTGGCACGGGCGCGGATTACCGTCAACGAAGCGCGGTTGTCGGTCGCCGAGAAAGACCGCCTGCCATTGATCACGCCGCGGGCTAATTATGAAATAGATCCCGGCGGCGCCGACCGGGTGTGGGGTGTTGGTGTCGCCGTGGAGATTCCCTTATGGAACACCAACGCGGCCAATGTGGCCCGCGCAAAATCTGCTGTGCAGGACGCCCGGCAAGATTTAGCGAGATTGAATGGTGGGGCGCGGGAAGCCCTGGTGACGGGCTTGTACCGGCAGCTTGAATTGCTGGACGCGCGGGCAACGGCCTACAACACCCGCATTGTTCCGGCCTATCGCAAAACCTATCAAGACGTCCGCGCCATGTACGACCAGGGGCAAACGAACCTGCTGGGATTGTGGCAAGTTCAGGCCTCGCTGCTGGATGCGGAAGACGATGCCATTGCAACCGTCATCGACGCTTTGAACGCCCGCGTCGCCCTGGAGCGGGCCATCGGCGGCAAGATTGAACAGGTGAATTAA
- a CDS encoding efflux RND transporter periplasmic adaptor subunit, whose translation MTKFFFKTMSLMLAVLVMATLPVMTSAFAQEQHDHDDHDDHDDHDDHDDHDDHDDHDHADEAGGPLTLTAVQMANLGIATATADIRPLQETVTLISSVEALPERQANVSPRFEGQIRDVRATLGDQVTVNQRLVVVEPIIAGASTLTLSAPISGVVSAQSARIGQTVEATSVLFEISDLSRMLLHGTMMESPDITRIKAGQTATVYLDALPGTPLVAEVARVYMAREDGTGLFTVHAEIDNLDGRLYPGMMGRMSVAVGEATPGIVIPRRAVLGGLGDRFVFVRIGDDFERRAVIEGLVSGADTEILEGVFPGEEVVVQGHYQLQYMGEGSAGLPTDPHAGHSH comes from the coding sequence ATGACCAAATTTTTCTTCAAAACGATGAGTCTGATGTTAGCCGTGCTGGTTATGGCCACACTGCCAGTGATGACCTCGGCGTTCGCGCAAGAGCAGCATGATCACGACGATCACGACGATCACGACGATCATGACGATCATGACGATCATGACGATCACGATGACCACGATCATGCAGACGAGGCTGGTGGGCCGCTGACTCTGACCGCCGTGCAAATGGCTAATCTGGGCATTGCCACGGCGACGGCAGACATTCGCCCCTTGCAAGAAACGGTCACACTGATCAGTTCTGTGGAGGCGCTGCCCGAGCGGCAGGCAAATGTGAGTCCTCGCTTTGAGGGTCAAATTCGCGACGTGCGCGCAACTCTGGGCGACCAAGTAACCGTAAACCAGCGTTTGGTCGTGGTTGAGCCGATCATTGCCGGGGCGAGCACGTTGACGTTGTCTGCGCCTATTTCCGGTGTGGTGTCGGCGCAATCGGCGCGGATCGGCCAGACCGTTGAGGCGACATCTGTGTTGTTTGAAATCTCCGATCTGTCACGCATGCTGTTACACGGCACGATGATGGAAAGTCCGGATATCACGCGCATCAAAGCAGGGCAGACCGCCACCGTGTATCTTGATGCGTTACCCGGCACACCTTTGGTGGCGGAAGTGGCGCGGGTGTATATGGCGCGCGAAGACGGCACCGGCTTGTTCACGGTGCATGCGGAGATCGATAATCTGGACGGCAGGCTCTACCCCGGCATGATGGGCCGGATGTCTGTGGCGGTGGGTGAGGCGACGCCCGGTATTGTGATTCCCCGCCGGGCGGTGTTGGGCGGATTGGGAGATCGCTTCGTGTTTGTTCGCATTGGCGATGACTTTGAACGCCGCGCAGTCATTGAGGGCCTGGTCAGCGGCGCGGATACGGAAATCCTGGAAGGGGTGTTCCCCGGCGAAGAGGTTGTGGTGCAGGGGCATTACCAACTGCAATACATGGGCGAAGGCTCTGCCGGGTTGCCGACCGATCCCCACGCCGGCCACAGTCACTGA